A segment of the Coffea arabica cultivar ET-39 chromosome 8c, Coffea Arabica ET-39 HiFi, whole genome shotgun sequence genome:
aTGGAAATTTGGAAGCTTAATGGGTGATTTAGAATGAAAAGTaagatacatacatacatatatatatatatatatatatattagagtTTTGACCTATccatttcaaatcaaaatagtaaaattatttttgttaaaaaattatttggaatGGAGAAGCTAAAAATTCAGGATGGTGTCAATTTCTATCAAAATGTATTAGTATGAATAAAAGGAAAGGAACAAAAAATCCCACTCATGAACTTGAAAACAACTATGAAATTGTTTAAAAATTGTTTTTAATTGTCATATATTCACACAACTGCTTATAAAAATTTGtccaatttttaaaaaattccttTCTTTCATTAGATTATATCCTaagaattttggatatttttaaCCTACTTGTGATTCCATGAATAACAAACAAAATATCGAATTTCAGTTATATTGTTACATAACATTTGTTTTGTGAGACtccaaaattttacttgtctttatagctTTTATTTGAACATACTTGCCTTCGATTAGAGAAAGACTAAACTTTTGACTAGAACTTTTGTTGTGTAATAGTGATAGTATTAGTAGTTGGTTGGATCCTGAATTTTTGTATTTAGCCTTGAGGATTGTCTATCTATGTTaatggttatatatatattaaatttgaTTGGCACATCTTTACTTGCTTTTGAAGTTGTAACCCGTTTTATTGAAGTGAGTgagcgagtcctggcgagagttggacaggcagttgctaaaccctggggtacgccttagggggaagtggagtcatcacaggtggtatcagaacctaggtttgaattggtctGGACAGATTGAGTGAGTGTAGTTGTGATGGCTTAAGTATGAGTATTTAAGTGTGAAACCTTGAAGTGTTAGGTGATGAATCTTGCTTCATTTGCTTAAGTTTCTTCTTGATGCTTGATTGTAATGTAGGAATAGACGGAAACAGTGGACATACGAACTATGAGCGGTCTCGTCGAGTCCTTAGCCATCAAGAATGTCTAGGAGGATCCTAGTATTTGACCTAAGATTGGGCTGATTGAGGAGATTGGCTTAATGAGTGTTGTCATGGACTAGTTCCATACATGTTTGGCTTGGGTTTCTATAGTGGATAGCTGACTTGAAAATTTGATGGTTGTCCCTGTTTGGAGTTTAGTCCTTGTAAGGATCTGATTATGTGTGTTACGTATGGCTATTCTTGGGTTTGAGTGAGGAGTTCCATTTTGTGACTCGTAAGTAAGGACGGACTTGATAGTTCTATTGAAAGAGATCATATTATTGGGATATGTATACCCGACAATTAGTATGAGATAGGTTATGATCACTCTCAAGTGACACCCCGAACTTGTACGAGCaaaggtaggaatttcgaggacgaaattcttttaaggaggagagagtgtgagatcTCGAAATTTTACTTATCTTTATAActcttatttgaacttacttgttttagattcttggttgttttaatggttgaatttgagccaagggagtgaattttgttaaaaaaagtttcataatctcaagttggtagaaaatctgaaaattttcgcaggaggctctgcaCAGTTTTGGGaatttggctataacttcgtataggaaagttggaattgagttccgtttattgcgtttgaaactagactcatagggatTATTACGGTATAAAGTTTAGAGTTTGAGTCAATCTCTATAAGTTCcaaaaaattggcaaaattgactgaaaattctgcgctgcacaagtaaaaataggaatGTTATAGTAGCTTAtgactcaatttggaccaacttatgaattGAATCTCTTTGAGAtatcttctaaagattattaatatttgaagtctagtttttaacaggccaagttgtatgaatttttgatatttatcaCTCAAGTTATGAGTTTCTAAAGGAATGgcgtgtactagggttttttgtgtgtttttggtagtgtgattaattggtgaggtgtatgtactaaatttggtgattaagagtgatttttagataagagaaaatgtgtgattagaagtgctaataataagctaatgaaccataagtaaaaacacaagtacgagagagttagggaaaataggcttgaaccgacgtgcaccatTTATTATCGGTTGAGTACTTCACTTGACCAATACAttcttaccctaatctccttgtttttattttatttaatttctcctaaattgcgcttaagtcagccaccatttttgactaaagaaaagtgagaaaagaaaaaaaataagaaagaaatcttgagtgacaagtgtcaaggATCCAAGCAACCTTTGACCCAAaacatttcctttcttcttatctttccttttggcTAAGTTTCCTTTAGCTTATGATTTGGCCAGAGCACTCCTGACTGCACAAAACTCGAACTTTCCTGACCTGTTTTTCATGTGCTTCTGACCGTCTATTGAAAATGAGAGAACTGGGTGtcaatgtcttcataggaaatgtaggtctatgtcttagtttcgaaacgccataaaatttacctCGATCCAATATACCTAGCTatagttatgaccaaaacatcGAAGGATGACAAATCTATCATTTATAAGTTCTTCTTTAAACTGGTTTCCAACTTTGGTTCATGGTGATAAgttattatttggtttgtttggtggGGTTTGAGGCCTTGAATAGATGAATGTTTTTTGTTATCACTTGTGGATGGATTGGAGGTTTGTTGGCTCGTGAATCCAAGTTATACTTGGATGggaaaatagataaatacaaagggcatgctgcccaaatttttgctTGAGCGTTAGGCGAGCGAACTCGAGACTTGAGCGACGACTCGAGGTTGAAGTGAACTTTGATTGGttatggtattcgagttttctttagtaAGAGGtacataagctgaaatttttgccgACACTCGTACCCTTTAAAAAGTAAAAGTAGCGACCCTTAAAAATATGATTTTCTCGATTTTCATACCAAGTGCGACTTCCAAAGTATAAATCActtctttatcgaaactaaaagagcgagcatgaattttctagagttttccAAACCATATGACTACTACTTAAataagtttcatttacttgattttcttgaagcgaaacttcTATATTTCGAGCCCTAGTGAATTTTaaactcttaaatgatattttatcacagatttggactcaAACCAAGGAGTTGTATCTGAGCGTaattttgacaagcactaagtttttggtgagtgtttcttgcatgtttgtgTATTAAATGACTGTGTACTTGTTGTGAATATTTGCTTGATTGTTAAATGCTTTCTAATGATTGCTAAATCGATTTtcgatgggcgagtgtgtactttatcgcattcgaccCAAACCAAAGTGAATTTTTAAtcattgaatgctacttgtgcatgaatgtaagccttttggctgaactggactcttgcccttcgttgctagtcgactcgagccagaaattGACTCGGTCGGGTGACTGGTGACCCTGAAACAGTAttttggtatacttgagtatgaccacgaaggtTGGTgaagaactggccagtgaattggctagtggcgggaaatgaaatcaatgaatggaTGTCAAgaacactgaaggagttttcacttgcaaaaaaaaaagttttctaatattggagggataaggaaaatggtttgTGAATGAATAAACGAATGGCTCcgcgtgagcatgtatcctttcaATAAGTGTGTTTTCATTGCTTTTATATTGCGAATGTTTTTTCGATTAATTGTTGTTAAATGAATAATATCCTTGTTTCAATTGCTTGGTTATGTGtatgggaacctcactgagtttttaacttATCCTTATATTCCATTACGtttgtttttccttacagggtttgaGAGTAAGGACGGGTGACTAGAGAAAGACTAAACTTTTGACTAGAACTTTTGTTGTGTAATAGTGATAGTATTAGTAGTTGGTTGGATCCTAAACTTTTGTACTTAGCCTTGAGGATTGTATATCTATGTTAATGGTTGtatatatattaagtttgaTTGGCACATCTTTACTTGCTTTTGAAGTTGTAACCTGTTTTATTGAAGTGAGTGAGCGAGTCCTGGCAAGAGATGGGCAGACGGTCTGCTAAACCCTGGgatacgccttagggggaagtagGGTCGTCACAGGTTTTCTAATAAATACGTCTTCAATAAAGAGataaaaaaattaccaaaattaaatagaaaaacatccaaatatggtTCAAAAGATATTACTACACACACACATCACTACTAtcctcctcatcctcatcccccTCTACGCCACCTCTCTTATGTTGTAACTGCACCATTCTTGCTACTCTCCACCTTTTTTTCGCTATACTCTCCTTATCATCTAGTCTCACCTTTTTCATTCTCTCTCCCAGATGCTATCTCTCTTCATTTGCTATGATCTTCTTACTTAGTAGACCTATCTTTCCTTATCTCCACAATCTTTGTCCTTCTCCTATCTTGTAAATTGTATATCCTCTCTGTCCACTCGACAATCTCATCTCCTACCTACCATCATAATCTTTTATATCACTTTCTCGACACCTTTCTCCTATCTTGCAAACTACCCTCTTTCCACCTCCCAACCCCACCTTTCCTTGTTAACTACCCATTTAATCACCTTTCAAATAATTTTGACCAAatctaaattgaaaattttgagctatagggaaaaatcaaaatttgagtgtaaatttcacaaaatttttgctATCTTTGGAGTTTGTTTTTTAAAACTTACCATCCAATTGCATCCTTGTTTatttaagaaataaatttgCATCAATATAAAATTTGTTCACCTTAATACTTACCCACATATAAGAGTATTATGTTTGACATAttctaaaaatattattgtGAGCACCTAATATAATTATAATGATGTCAAATATcaaaagtgaaagaaaaaggaaaatatataTGAAAAAGACATGCTTATGAAAAGAAGATACTAAACAATCATAAGAATAATTAGGATTGTATAGTTACTCTAGAACTTGCTAACAAAGGATACGGAACCAACTTCTCTATTCCAACAAAAGATAGTATAGTAGAAAGAAATTAATTGACTAAcatgaatataaaaatataataaagaTCACCACATGTAAAATCATGCTAAAAAGGAAAAGTTGAGATTATGTTTTTAGGCTATTGATATAttgatttttttataataatacATTAGATCTAAAATTTGTAATTGTCTTATGATTATTAACACTTAATTTTGTAAAGCAAAATTATTTGACTTAAGAGTTTAATATGTAATTGATAAAACATTTTTCTATCTGTAGTCTTAAGAATTCAAAGAATAAAAGATTAAATGttataataaaagaaaatgaaatgaaatacttGGCATGTTATAGGATAAGAAACATATAATATACTCCCTCTGTCCCATAAAAATAGACTCATTTTCCTTTTGTGCCTGTCCCAAATTATAGgactattttcttttttgaagaGTAGTTAGTTTGTTATTTTACTAACATACCCATATTTAATATACATAGTTATTAACAAATGTGTTATTTCATTAGTTAATTATTCTACTTGGAATATTAAACAAAGCACTAATACTAGATTTACCATTTTTCTAAGATATAGTAACATGTGCCTCTTACTTTGAATGAGTGATCTAATATTAATAAGGGGTATTTGAGGAAAgtacaaacaaaaaataattgttGTAATTACATTAACTAATTTCTTAAGCTGTGTGAAAAAACAAATAGGCTTATCTTTATGGGATAGAAGAAGTACTTAATTTGATTATGTAAGTTAAAAGATATCAACATAAATATAGTTTTTTGTGGTCCATTTTGAGAAATTATTAATAGATTTTGAAGTTAGTACAGTAAATATCTCAtccatagagagagagagagagagacagatggTGCCGGTTTCTTAGtaaaattttgtaagaaatgacacaaaaatgaaaaatatttttgaatttatcatgataatttttttcctaaaatcATATGTGGTGGTCATATCATGAGAAGTGAggaattttctataatttttatttcaaattattAATCATTTAGAGTTTCCTTAAATTGATGTTTAAACCATTGATATGTTCACAGTTATTTTTAGTACAATTAATCAATTGTAAGGATGTTTCTTTAACTTTGTTTTGTAGGTATTTAATAGCCAAACTTATTTTTGTTAAGGTCAATAAAAGACTAGGGGAATTGAGGAAGGTTTCCTTATTattatgtttaaatatttaattgttcATTctaattttggtaaaattaacTAATCTCAAACATGatcatattttattttgatgaagttaataaaaattgaaattagaTTGCAAAGTCATAGGTATTCTTTCCTGTTTTTTAATATGCTACGTTTGGAAGAAAAAAGATAGAGACTTGCAAGTTTAATGGGAGGCTAAAGATGATGTACGTATTCTATGTGTTGTCGTGGCGTTCACGTCCCAATGTTTATTAGCTCTATAACCATTGTTTAAGCATATAATAACTGAGTAAGCTGTCGTGTTATGAGGGTTTACTACTGGGCCTTGTTTGGAAGTTTTGTGATCCACAACGAATATATAAAACTAAATGGATCAATCTGGAATGGTGCATAGTTGAAGGGGTTGTTTTGGATTGAATTACCAAATGCTCCTCTTCAGgggtattttttgaaaaattatttaaaagagAGGAGGGGTGACAATGAGACTaaaaataagggataatttcagaaacctcctctgagatttctaacaatttcagtAGCCTCTCCTAATGTTTGCAAAACTACACAAACCTCTCATGAGGTTAAGGTATTGGCAACTAAATGAGTCCAAATAAGAAAAAGTAGCATTAAAAAGGTACTTTAAGCAGAgaaatgaaacttttatttcataaatatcccTTATACATGTACATAAGTTGCATTagtaaaataatgaaaataattaaaagttagaaacaATTAACACACATAATTTActattcaaaattttcacattCAATAAATTAGATAACACAAGTAAAcaacaaaactacactaatgaCCACAAGATTTAGTAAAATAGACCAGTCATCTCTCTTAACTTGAGGTATATTATGATTCTAGCGATtttgaacaaaagaaaatttgaattttaccttctcttcctttttttctcctttACTTCCACGAATTATTTTACAACTATCATAGATTTAagagtttcaaagaaaaatttccTCACGAACAACCTTCTGCTACCTTGTGTTTTTTTCTTCTACTGAAACCCTTCTTCTCATATTTTGCACAATTGATTTTTGGTCATTGTTAAGTTCTATCAATCATAAAATAGCACCATTTGGCATATCAATTGGCATTACTTTATAATTGCAAGTCACAGTTCACCATAAATGAATATTCGAATAGTTAATTCCATTAATTAGTTACCAATAATTAATTTGTACTCTAATTACTCAATCCAGAGATATTAATTTCTAATAAGATATAATGTCATATGGTATATGAGTAATTTCTCCCCATGTGATGCAAGTATTGGTTCCACAATTTTGTCAAGGGAGGTCAATGAAATTGTCAgcaacctcaggggaggtttctgaaattatccccaaaAATAACTATGATGATTGTGAGTAGTCTCTCTAAAGATACGATGGAGGTTAAGTGCCTGcaaaaattgttcacaaaaaaagTGCAATTTGGGATTTGAGGTTAAGTGCCTACAAACAAATCCGTTTTATACGCAAAATTGTGACATTATGAAACATGTATTAGCCTTTTACTCGAATTTTTGTTCTCATTTTCTTGGAGAGGATTTTATAATTCATAAAATTTTTGCAAGCTTTCAAGTCATTCTTCTGTCAATAGATCTCCATACCTGTTGAAGAAGGGAAAATTTGTGAAAATAGCATCAAGGGCTCATTAGTACGGACAGAACTTAACATAATTTTAGACTATCTACTACCCCTGATATGTTGACTTACAAAAATTGCTACaaacatataaaaaaaaagtattgatTTTGTAGAAGGAAATTCTATACTAAGTGACAATACGATTTAAGCACTAGAAATCAACTAAAATATGGCCaaccttttttattttagagATTTCATATTTATGTCTATCTCTTACAAATATtgtaattttaaattattttttttgtagatGGACTCTTTGCAAAAAACTAATGTTTAATTTCCTATTTTATTCTCTGTTTCATTCCACTTCTCTTACTTTTTCTCACTCAAACTCACATATATtcaaaaataccctcacatttcTCCTTTCCTCTCCAACTCtcccaatccaaacaaggccttaattttttttccccaaatctTTTGGGTGTTGTTTCAGAATCACATACATTGTACAAAGTCAAACCACATGCTTCCAAAAGGACCATGGCTTGAGGCATTTCGCTCAGTTGAAAATCCAGCTAGACCACATAAAGGCATTTTCGGGACTTTTTTGAGTTCCCATTTAATGACATTTGGTGTCTGCACATGATTCAGCATTTGACAAGTTCAGAACATGTTGGTGAGAAAAgcttcaaaaagagtgatatTTTCGATGATTAGGAGGCTGAAAATTACTCATTGTAGTATCCTGGATCAAGCTGAAAACTACCCTTGATTCAAGATTCAGTAGTGAAAATAAGCAGATTATGTAAGCAATGAAGTTCAAGAAAGAGAAACAAGTGAGGTAATAATAAGATGATCCTGTTTTCTTTGTATTTGACTTGGAACTTTCCAATTTCTGGATGGTTTTGATAATGGAATTTGCACTTATGCAGGTTTTACAATGACGGGAAACaagattttgaacttttttgGGAGAAGAAAATTGCTCAACAGCCCCTTGATAAACAACTGCCAACATACAAGGGTGCTTCTTCAGTACCTTTCATGAAAGGTGAAGGAGGATTTGGTGACAGGAGTAGAGTAAATGTATTTCCCAGATTTGGAAGGTCTAAAGTTTTTCCAGACGGAAATTATGAGCCAGGAAAGAAATGGGTTCTGGATCCTGGAAGTGAACTTTCCCTGCAGTGgaacagaatttttcttttttcttgctttgtagcactttttgttgATCCATTGTTTTTTTACCTTCCTGCTGTGGTGAATGATGAGGAATCCTCATCCTCGTGTATGACAACAGACATGAATCTTGGGATCACTATCACCTGTTTTAGGACTCTGGCTGATGTATTTTATGTCTTACATGTATTTATAAAATTTAGAACTGCTTATGTCTCCCCaagctcaagggtatttggcaaAGGTGAACTAGTCATGGATCTGAGTTTGATTTCTCAGAGGTACTTGAAGTCAGATTTCTTCATAGATGTAATTGCAGCACTGCCTCTTCCTCAGGTACTCTCTCAATTTGTCTCCTTTAATCTAATCAATGCTGCTCTTCCATGGTAGAGCCTCCAGAGCCGGCATGGTCCTATTTTGGTGACATCTATTTCTGGACTTTGTCGTAGAAGTTTGTTgaaacaaatttatttactgCAATTAGCAATTAAATAAAGGCATAATGAACTATGTCTTGTGTGAGGACAAAGAAAAAATTAGGATATAATGCAGGTCTTCAAGTGGTTCCCCCACTGAAATTCCAACACTCATTTGAGTAAAATGTCCTTTCTCTTCGAGAATTAACTTGGAGTCATTGTATTTGCTTAAACCTGATAAATGTCATAAATGCGATTTCACCTTCATGATTTTGTTCAGTTGGTTGCGTTGTTCACTGAAATTGGACTGATCACAAGCGATGGTATTTTGAATCATCCATGTTGTTATTTCTATGGGTTTCAACTGGAAATTGTTGGATGAATAATTTTCTGCCTCTGATTTTGCAGATAGTCATATGGTTCATTATACCAGCCATTAGAAGCTCCCATGCTGATCATACCAACAATGCTCTTGTACTGATAGTTCTTCTCCAGTATATCCCCAGATTATATCTGATATTCCCATTGAGTTCTCAGATTATTAAAGCAACTGGAGTTGTCACAAAAACGGCATGGGCTGGGGCTGCATATAATCTGCTTCTCTATATGTTAGCAAGCCATGTAAGCTACTGCACACCATCAGCATCTTTCAAAACAATGTTTGTCATGTTCTCCTTTTGATTTAACAATGACTTATTTTCTTATCATTAAGGTCTTGGGGGCTTTCTGGTACTTATTATCTATTGAACGGGATGCTACTTGTTGGAAATCTGCCTGCAGGCAGGAGTTCAAGTCCACTAATTGTTCACTTCATTTTTTGGATTGTCGAACTGTAGATCATGATGAGAGGAGGACATGGGCAAACTCCACTGCTGTTTTTAGTAACTGCAATCCTGACAATACCACATTTTTCAACTTTGGGATATTTGGAAATGCCGTTACTAACAATGTCCTCTCTGTAaacttcattgaaaaatacttCTACTGTTTGTGGTGGGGTTTACAAAATCTAAGGTATTTCTTCTGGGAACTCCATTCACACGTGTGGTTTGCGATGACACACTTTTATCAGTTAATGCCTCCCTGTCGATGTTGTTTCTAATTGTTGTAAATGttgttttagaaatttgatgTCCATGTTTTtgttgaaaattaaaagaagTACTCTTTCAGAACTAAGCGGCTAGAGGAAGAGTATGATGGTTTGAATGCAGTGGCATGGCTTCTACGGTAGCTATTTAGCATTGGATCTGTAAACATCAACTGTTTTTGAAATATCCGAATAATTGCCGTAGTACCCTGTAAAACATGAAAACAAATGCATACCAATATTGACGACTAGCAATAGATTTTGGTCTACTACAACTTGGTTACTGAAAGTGAGAATAATATCTATTCATTGTTTGCAGTTCTTATGGCCAGACGTTATCCACAAGCACATTTATTGGGGAGACTGCTTTTGCCATACTTATTGCTATATTGGGCCTTGTTCTGTTTGCACACTTGATCGGAAACATGCAGGTATAGATGCCTTAGACACTATACTATAGAAAAGTAATCATACTTGCAGCATTTTGGGAATCATTTCAAACTTGGTTCGGTTTAATTTACATATGAAAATCTCTTAGAAGTATAATTATCATTTTAACTAGGGGCTCAGAAAGAGtactattttcttaaaattattTCAGGGTCTTATCGGTGCCTTGTTTGTTTTCTCACCTGAGTTATTAAAGTGCTACAAACAATTTAACTTATAACAAGGTAGGGAGAACTGTAGTCTATTCTAATTGTGATTCCttctattctttttttactGTATGTTTTTGTTTTCCAACTGAAGTTAAAGAGCTCACCACTTGTTCTTGTAAAATAAAGACCTACCTGCAATCTCTCACTGTGAGGCTTGAGGAGTGGAGGCTGAAGAGACGGGATACCGAGGAGTGGATGAGGCATCGCCAGCTCCCTCCAGATCTACAGGAGCGTGTTAGGCGATTTGTGCAGTACAAGTGGCTAACAACAAGGGGAGTTGATGAAGAATCTATATTGCATGCTTTACCTACAGATTTACGTCGAGACATCCAATGCCACCTTTGCTTAGACCTTGTTCGACGAGTAAGACATTGTCACATGTTTATTCATCAAATGCCTCATAAAAGTCTTGGACACCCGCCTATGATAATGTTCTTGTGTTCTTATTGCTCGTTGTTTTCCCCATTGTCCTGGTGAATCAGAAAACAGTTTTCACGAAGCAAGTAATCCTCATATCTCATCATGGAAGATTCTcgattttttaaaacattttttatGGTGGGA
Coding sequences within it:
- the LOC113707413 gene encoding probable cyclic nucleotide-gated ion channel 14 — protein: MKFKKEKQVRFYNDGKQDFELFWEKKIAQQPLDKQLPTYKGASSVPFMKGEGGFGDRSRVNVFPRFGRSKVFPDGNYEPGKKWVLDPGSELSLQWNRIFLFSCFVALFVDPLFFYLPAVVNDEESSSSCMTTDMNLGITITCFRTLADVFYVLHVFIKFRTAYVSPSSRVFGKGELVMDLSLISQRYLKSDFFIDVIAALPLPQIVIWFIIPAIRSSHADHTNNALVLIVLLQYIPRLYLIFPLSSQIIKATGVVTKTAWAGAAYNLLLYMLASHVLGAFWYLLSIERDATCWKSACRQEFKSTNCSLHFLDCRTVDHDERRTWANSTAVFSNCNPDNTTFFNFGIFGNAVTNNVLSVNFIEKYFYCLWWGLQNLSSYGQTLSTSTFIGETAFAILIAILGLVLFAHLIGNMQTYLQSLTVRLEEWRLKRRDTEEWMRHRQLPPDLQERVRRFVQYKWLTTRGVDEESILHALPTDLRRDIQCHLCLDLVRRVPFFSEMDDLLLDAICERLVSSLSTQGTYIVREGDPVTEMLFIIRGTLESSTTNGGRTGFFNSITLRPGDFCGEELLAWALLPKSALNLPSSTRTVKSLSEVEAFALRAEDLKFVANQFRRLHSKKLQHTFRYYSHHWRTWAACFIQAAWRRHKKRMLAKCLSMTESFSLASDEQFVDSNEKTEEATAAKSSNSHINLGVTILASRFAANTRRGAQKLKDVELPKLQKPEEPDFSAEADDE